The Erythrobacter sp. genome segment AGTTCGCCAGCCACCGCGATTTCTATGAAGGCCGCTTCATCGGCATTTCGCCGACGCTTTCCGCGCGGCTTGGTCCGGACACCACGCTGACCGCCAGCTACACCTACGACGACGATGCGCGCACTGTCGATCGCGGCGTACCCAGCCTCAACGGCCTGCCGCTCGAAGGCTTCGACGAAACCTTCTTCGGCGATCGCGACTACAACTACGGCACCGTCGAAGCGCATATTGCTCGCGCCCGTCTGGACCATCGCTTCAGCGACGCATGGAGCGTGAATGCCGCGGTGCAATTTGCCGATTACGACAAGTTCTATGCCAACATTGTTCCCGACAGCGCCACTGCGACCACCGTCCGCCTGTCCGGTTACGACAGCGGGACCGACCGACGGAACCTGATCGGGCAGGTCAACCTGGTAGGCCAATTCGAGACCGGATCGCTCGGCCACACGCTGCTGCTGGGCGCGGAATTTACCAGTTCGGATACCGATTCGGTCCGCAATCAGGCGCGCTTCAACAGTGGAACCAGCAGCAATGTCACCGTGGCATTGGAGGACGTGATCGCGGTTCCTGCCTTCGCGCTCGTCCCGCAGCGTGCCAGCACCTCGGAACTGACCACCTTCTCCGCCTATGCGCAGGAACAGCTCGATATCGGGATTGTCCAACTGGTGGCGGGTTTACGCTACGATCGCTTCGATCTGACCAGCACCGATCTGGCGACAGGGTTCGACGGCGCACGGGTGGACGAGCGGGTATCGCCGCGCTTCGGGGTGATCGTCAAGCCGCAGGACAACCTCTCGATCTATGCCAGCTACGCCGAAAGTTTCCTGCCTTCCGCCGGAGACCAGTTCGTCGTTCTCAGCCAGTCGCAGGAAGGGCTGGAGCCGGAGTTGTTCGAGAATATCGAGCTCGGCTTGAAATACGCGCCGCACCGTAACCTGCTGCTGACCGCGGCACTGTTCCGCCTCACGCGTTCGAACACTCCGGCAGTGGAGCCGGGGACGGGGCTGACCACTCTCGAAGGCGAAAGCCGGGTCGAAGGTTTGGAACTGGGCCTCGTGGGCGAGCCGGTGACGGGCCTCTCGCTGAGCCTTGGCTATACCTATCTCGACGGCAAGATCACCGACGATGCCAACCCGGCAAACCTCGGCACGGTGCTGCAACAGGTGCCCGAGCACCAGGTGACCGCCTGGGCTCGTTACGACGTGACCGACCGGATCGGGATCGGCGGCGGGGTGACGCATGTGTCGGACCAGTTTGCTAGCAACAGCAACAATGTCGTGCTGCCAGCGCATACCCGTGTCGATGCGGCGCTGTTCTTCGAGGCGACCGATAACCTTTCGTTACAACTGAACGTCGAAAACCTGTTCGACGAAAACTATTACGCCGCCGCGCATGGGGACAACAATATCCAGCCGGGTGTACCGCTCAATGCAACCGTGGGGGCGCGTTTGCGGTTCTGATTACTCTTCCGCAGGCTCGCGAGATTCCCCTCCCCCCATCGCGGGCACTGCGCGCGCCGCGTCGGCCGGGTCGATACCCGGTGCAGGCGCGGCGCTGATGGTTTCACTGCGGCGCGTCACTCGCCCCGCACGCTGGATCGCGGCGATCAGCCGGGGATAGACCCCGCAGCGGCACAGGTTCGGGATCGCCTCGCGAATGTCCTCAGGCGTGGGATCGGGATTGCGGCGCAGCAGTGCGGCTCCGGCAATGGCGATGCCCGGTGTGCAGAAGCCGCACTGGATCGCCTGCTCGGCCACCAGCGCCTGCTGCACCGGATGCGAACGGTCGCGGCTCAGGCCTTCGATGGTGGTGATGAATCGTCCCTCGGCCTCGGCAATGGTGACGAGGCAGCTCCGCAGTGCCTCGCCATCGACCAGCACCATGCACGCACCGCAATCGCCTTGCCCGCAGCCATATTTGGTGCCGGTCAGGTTCGCCGCATCGCGCAGCGCATGGAGCAGCGGGGTTTCCGGATCCATCTCGAAGAACACCGGCCGCTCGTTCACCGTCATTGCGGGCATATTGGATCCGTCAGTTGCGCCAGCTGGGGTCTATAGCGTCTATCTTGCGGGTCCAGGCCTCGAAGTCCAGCTTGCCGAAGCTGTCGGTCAACTGTTTGTCGCGGTCGCGCTGGTGCTGTTCGATCACTTCCGGCGGAACGACGATGGGCGCGCCGAGGCTGGCGGTCTTCACCTGCACCTCGCAGGCGCGCTGGAGCATGTAGTAGAGCAGGAACATTTCATGGATCGTGCGGCCCATCACCACCGGGCCGTGGTTCTTGAGCAGCAGGATCTGGTGATTGCCTGCATTGCGCACCAGCCGCTCGCCTTCCTCGCTGCGCACGGTGATGCCTTCGAAATCGTGGTATCCGATCGCTCCTGCAAAGAAGCACGAATAGAAATTGCTCGCCTGCAAGCCACCCTCAGTGGAGCAGACCGCCATAGTGTCAGGCGTGTGGGTGTGGACGATGGCGTGGGCGTGGGGGAGATTGCGGTGGAACACCGAATGCTGGGTGAACCCGGCAAGGTTCACCGGATGCGGGCTGTCCGAAACCTTGTTCCCTTCCCCATCGATGGTGATGAGGTTGGAAGCGGTGACTTCCTCCCACAGCAGCCCATAGGGATTGATCAGGAAATGATTGTCCGTGCCCGGCACCCGCAGGGTGATGTGGTTGTAGATGCTTTCGCACCAGCCCAGATGCGCGAAAATGCGATAGGCGGCCGCAAGATCGAGCCGCGCCTGCCATTCCTCGGGGCTGCATTCCGGTTTCTGCCGTAACTGGGTCGCCATTTTCTGCGTTCCTTTCTGCGCGTCTCTCCTAACACGCGCAGATTGACTTTGTCACAGTGCTTGGCAAGCCTTGCGAAAATCCGGCGGATGACCGGGTTCCGGGGAGAGGGACAGAATCGATATGGCAACGCATCCGGCGCATTCGCAGGGGCATGAGACTGCGCAAGGCAACTGGCTGACCAATTCGGCCGGATACCAGACACTTCTGGTCTTCCTGCTCAGCCTCAATTTCGGGATCGTGTTCTTCGACCGGCAGGCGCTGAACGTGCTGATTCCGGTAGGCGTGCAGCAGGATCTGGCGCTGACCGGGACCCAGATCGGGCTGCTGGCGGGGGGCCTGTCTTTCAGCTGGGCGATTGCTGCGTTCTTCGTCGGACGGCTGTCGGACAGCATGGGCAAGCGCAAGATCCTGCTGGTTCTGGCGACAATAGCCTTTTCGCTGTGCTCGTTCCTTTCGGGCCTTGCCACCACCTTCCTGTTCCTGTTCGCGGCGCGGCTGCTGATGGGCGCGGCGGAAGGCGGGGTGATGCCGATCAGCCACGCGATGGTGGCGAGCGAAGTGAACCCCGAGCGACGCGGGCTGGCGCAGGGCGTCGCCCAGAACCTCGGTTCCAACCTGCTCGGCAGCTTCCTGGCCCCGGTGGTGCTGGTGTGGTTTGCGACGCAGTACAGCTGGCGCGAAGCATTCTACCTGGCTGCCGTGCCCGGCCTCGTCAGCGCGGCGCTTATCTGGTTCCTGCTCAAGGAACCCGTCCCCGCGAAAAAGCCCGAAGGCAGTCACGATGCGTCCATCGGCTTCCTGGAGGCGCTGAAGGTCCGCAACATGTGGATCTGCGTGGTCGTCGGCGTGCTGATGGTGGCACATTTCGTGATCACCTGGGCCTTCATGCCCAATTTCCTCGTCCAGACGCGCGGGATGGATGCGACCTCGATGAGCTGGCTGGTCGGCTCGCTCGGCATTGCGGCGGCGATCTACAGCTTCGTCGTGTCCGGCCTGTCGGACAAGATCGGGCGCAAGCCGGTGATGGTGGTGCTGCCGTTCCTCGCGCTGGTCGGGCCGCTGGGAGTGCTGCTGCTCGATCCCGCCGATTTCACCGGCACCGGCGCGTTCGGCCTGTCGAGCTATGCCACGGTGCTGATCCCGATCTTCTTCATCGGCTGGATGGTGAACGGCACTTTCCCGATCTTCATGGCGACAATCCCTTCGGAGAGCTTCCGCCCGATCCACCATGCCACGGTGCTGGGGCTGGCGATGGGCTCTTGCGAGGTCCTGGGCGGTGTGTTCGGCCCGCCGATCGCGGGGGCACTCAACGATGCCATCGGCCCCGATACCTTCCTTTATGTGCTGATGGGCCTCTCGGTTGTCTCGGGCTTCGTCGCCATGGGCCTCAGGGAAACCGCACCCGCCGCGCTACGGCGCAAGGGGCTGACGGCGGAACTCGCATGATAACGAATGTTAGGATAGGATAGCCGCAACGCGAGTCCCGCCACGCCGGGACCGGAACAACAGGAGAGAGAATATGGCCACGCAGATGAAAGCCCCGCCTTCGGACAAGAAGGAAATCGTCGATATCAAGTATCCCTATGCCGATCTGGTGGCGCGCACGTCGCCCGGCGGCCGCTACATCGACACGCCGAGCGACGAGGAAAGCCCATGGATCCCCTTCGGTGACAACGCCGCGATCAAGCACATCGCCTTTGACGTGCGGCAGAACCTGTTCTCGAACATCCTGTGGGTCAAAGGCCCCGGCACCATCGGCACGCACTTCCATCGCGGCACGATCATGATGGTCTGCCTCGAAGGATCGGTGCGCTATCTCGAATATGACTGGGTGGCGACGCCGTTCGGGGTGATCCTCGAGACCCCCGGCGAAAGCCACACGCTGGTGACCGAGCACCCCGACGGCGTGAAGCTGTTCGGCTGGATGCAGGGGCCGATCGACTTCTTCGACGGCGACGGCAAGTTCGTCGAAACCACCGACGTGTTCTGGTTCATGAACCACTACGAGGAATATTGCCGCGAGAACGGCCTGCCGATCAATCCGAAGCTGTATCTCTGAGGGGGCGCAACCATGAGCAAACTCGGCGCCAAGACCGCTGCCGAAGCGGGCGCGTTCAAGATCGTTGCCGTGCCCGAGACCTACAAGCACGTGATCGACCAGTATGTCCGCCCCGGCAGCTATGTGGGCACCGACGAGGATGAAAGCCCGTGGGTGCCGTTCGGCGACAATGCCGCAATCCGGCACCTCGCTTTCGATGTGCGCAACAATGTCTATGCCAACGTCCTGTGGATCAAGAGCGCGGGGGTGATCGGCACGCACAAGCATCGCGGGATGGTCTGGGCGATCGGGCTCGAAGGCTCGTTCCGCTATCTCGAATACGACTGGGTCTGCCGCCCCGGCGACTTCATCACCGAATTCCCCGGCCACGCGCACACGCTGGTGACCGACGAGCCGGACGGGATGAAGGCGTTCTTCTGGATGCAGGGCGCGAACGAGTTCTACGACGACGAAGGTAACCACGTCGAAACGCTCGACGTGTGGTGGTTCATCAACCACTACGAAAGCTACTGCCGCGAGCACGGTCTGGAGATCAACCGGCAGCTCTATCTGTGAGTGAACCGCGCACTCTCGACCAGTTCGACATTCGCGGCCGCTCGGCGCTGGTTACCGGCGCGGCGAGCGGCATCGGGCTTGCGTATGCCGAAGTGATGGTCGAAGCGGGGGCAAAGGTCACGCTGACCGATGTCGATGCCGAAGGCGCTGCGCGGGAGGCGATGCGGCTGAGCCACGAGGGCTTCGAGGCGCGGTTCGACACCTGCGACGTATACGAACTCGCGCAGGTCGCCCGCGCGTTCGACAACCATGTCGCGGCCTATGGCGGCTGCGATATCGTCTTCGCCAATGCCGGCCTGGACGTGGGCAATGGCTTCTGGTCGCCCGACGACAAGCGCAATCCCGATGGCCAGATCGACGTTTACGATCCGGACCGCTGGTACAAAAGCATCGGCATCAACCTCACCGGCTGCTTCCACACCGTGCGCGAAGCGGCGCGGGTCATGAAGGCCAATGAACGCAATGGTTCGGGGCGCAGGGGCGGCTCGATCGTTATTACCAGTTCCAACGCGGCGGAAGTGAACGAGGCGATTGTCGGCGTGCCCTACATGGCGGCCAAGGCGGGGGTGAAGCACTTCATGCGCCACGCCGCCTACGAACTGGCTGCCTACGGCATCCGCGTCAACGCCATCGCGCCGGGGCCGTTCGTCACCAATATCGGCGATGGCTGGGTGAAGAAGAACCCGGTCGCCAAGGCTGCGTGGGACAAGATGGTGCCGGTGGGCCGCATGGCCGAGACCTACCAGATCAAGCCGCTGGCTTTGCTGCTGGCTTCGGATGCGGGAAGCTACATGACCGGCGCGCATGTGATGATCGATGGCGGGATGCAACTGGGCACCGTGAAACCGATTGATTGAGGACCATACCATGACCACCACCGCAAACGCCGCCATCTGCCGCGGCCATGATCACCCCTTCTCTATCGAACCGGTCGAACTGGCCGATCTGGCGCCGGATGAAATTCTCGTCCGCGTGATTGCCTGCGGCATCTGCCACACCGATCTGGCGGTGCGCGACGCGCAATTGCCCGTTCCGCTCCCGGCGGTGCTGGGCCACGAAGGCGCGGGCATTGTCGAGGCGGTAGGCAACGCGGTGACTGCTGCCAAGCCGGGCGACCGGGTCGTCATGAGCTTCAACAGCTGCGGTTCCTGCCCCAGCTGCGAAATCGACGCGCCGACCTATTGCTACAATTTCTTCCCCAACAACTGGTCCGGCACCCGCGCCGACGGCACGCCGTGCATGCGCCACAACGGCGAGCCGATGGCGGCCAATTTCTTCGGCCAGTCGGCCTTTGCCACCCATGCCATCGCGCACCAGAACAACACCGTGGCCCTGCCCTCGCGGTTCGATTCCATATCGCTCGACATGATCGCGCCCATCGGCTGCGGCCTGATGACCGGCGCGGGCGCGGTGCTGAATGCGATGGAAGTGCGAGAGGGAATGCCGATTGCGGTGTTCGGCACCGGCACCGTTGGCATGGCGGCGATCATGGCGGCCAAGATTGCCGGTGCGAACCCGATCATCGCGGTGGACGTGAACGATGCCCGGCTCGAACTGGCAAAGGAACTGGGCGCGACCCACGCCTTCAACGCGAAGGACGATGCCCCGGCGAAAATCCGCGAGTTGTGTCCGCATGGCCTGGGCTATGCTTTCGACACCACAGGGATCAACAAGGTCATCGAGGATGGCTGGAACCTGCTAGCGCCCAAGGGCATCTGCGGCATCGTCGGCGCGAGCGATCCGGCGGATAACCTCACTTTCAACGAGGCTGCCTTCATGGGCGGCGGGCGCACGGTGATGGGGATCCTCGGCGGCAATTCCAACGGCGCGCCGTTCCTGCTCGAACTGCTCGACCATCACCTTGCGGGCAATTTCCCCTTCGACCGGCTGATCGAGCATTTCGATTTTGCGCAGATCAACGAAGCCATCGAAGCGAGCGAAGCAGGGCTTGTGGTGAAGCCGGTGCTGCGGATCTCGGCAGAGTAGGCCGATGAAAGCGGTAGTCTTCCAAGGCCTGCACCAGCCGCTGATGCTCGAAACACTGCCCGATCCCACACCGGGCAAGGGCGAACTGGTGGTGAAAGTAGGCCGCTGCGGCATTTGCGGCAGCGACCTGCACATGTCCGAAGACGCGGCATACGGCTGCCAGCAGGGCGATATTCTCGGCCACGAATTCGCAGGCGAAGTGGTGGCGCTGGGAAAGGACACCGAAGGCCCCAAGGTCGGCGATCTCGTTTCGGTTATCCCGCTCAAGAGCTGCGGGCAATGCGAACATTGCCGCAAGGGCGAAGTGCAGTGGTGTAGCCAGTTTGGCCTGCAAGGCGGCGGCTATGCCGAATATGCCGTCACCCGTCCCAACCAGTGCGTGCCGCTGCCGTCAGGCCTCAGCCTTGCGGATGGAGCGCTGATCGAGCCGCTGGCGGTGGCGCTGCACGGGATCAACCTTTCGGGCCTGCGAGCGGGAGACAAGGTGCTGGTGCTCGGTGCCGGGCCGATCGGGTTGGCCGTCGCCTTCTGGGCCAAACGCATGGGTGCGAGCCGGGTCGCAATCCAGGACATCGCCCCGTTCCAGCAGGAGCGCGCGCTGGAGATGGGCGCAGACGCCTTCGTGGTCGATCCGGCAGACCCGGTCGGCAGTGCCGAACGTGCGTTGGGCGGCAAGGCTGACATTGTGTTCGAATGCGTCGGGATACCCGGCCTCATCGCGCAGGCCGTCCAGCAGGTGAAAGCGCGCGGCACCATCCTGCTGCTGGGCCTGTGCACCCAGCCCGATACATTCAACAGCTTCGCGATGTTGAGCAAAGAAGTGCGGCTGGTCACCAGCGCCTTCTTCACCGTGCCTGAATACGAAACGTCGCTCGCCGCTCTCGAAGCGGGAGCACTGGTACCGCGACTGATGGTGACAGACACCATCAGCCTCGCCAGCACGCCCGATATCTTCGAGAGCCTCAAGCGCCGCACCGCGCAGTGCAAGGTGTTGATCGCTCCCTGACCGGGCTCTAGAGCCGGCTTGCGACAATCCGGGGTCGTCCACCAAGGGGGCCAATGGCCGAAGCATCCACCGCAGAGACTTCCATTCCGGATACCAGCCGGGCCAGACTGATACGCGGCTCTATTGCCGGGCATCTGGTGCGGCAGACGACGCCCGCTATCGTCGGGGTCGCCGCGATCATGTCGGTGGGCGTGATCGACGCCTACTTCGTCGGTCAGCTTGGCGGCGCCGAGCTGGCGGCGATGAGTTTTATCTTCCCTGTCATCACTGCTCTGCAAAGCCTCGGAGTCGGGGTGATGGTGGGTATCAACTCGGTGGTCAGCCGCGCGCTGGGCGAAGGCGATCACGATCGCGCGCTGGCCCGCGCCAACCTGGGCATGGTGCTGGGACTGGCCGCAGGCGTGGTGCTGGGCGTGCTGCTGTTCGCGATGCGCCTGCCGCTGTTCCGGCTGATGCAAGCCGATGCCGCAATCCTGCCGCTGATCGATTCGTACATGGCACCCTTTGCAATCGGCTTTCCGCTGATGATGGCGATGATGGGGATGAACGGCGTGCTGCGCGGGCAAGGGGCGGCGAAGAGCAATACACTGGTGCTGCTGGTCTACTCCGCCGCCAACTGGGTGCTCGATCCGCTGCTCATCACCGGTGCTTTCGGCATGGAAGGATACGGCGTGGCGGGCGCAGCCTACGCCACGCTTGGCGGGTGGCTGGCAGCCATCGGGGTCGCATTCTGGCTGCTGGGCAAGCACGACCTGCCGTTTCGTCCGTCGGCGATGCGCAATTGCAACTGGAAGAAGCAGGTCGCCGCGATTTCGCGCGTTGCCGGGCCCGCCGCCTTCACCAATTCGATCAACCCGGCCGGTCTTGCGGTGCTCACCGCGCTTCTCGCTGTGGAGGGACAAGCAGCGGTGGCGGGCTTCGGTGCAGGCGGGCGACTGCAAAGTTTCGCCATAGTGCCGTTGCTGGCATTGTCAGGGTCGATCGGCGCGATTGTCGGCCAGAACTGGGGCGCACGCGAATTCGACCGGGCGCGCAAGGCGCTGGTACAGGCAGGGCTGTTCTGCCTTGCATACGGACTGGGATCGGCGCTGGTGCTCTATTTTGCGCGCGACTGGTTCGCCGCCCTGTTCAGCGACGATCCCGAGGTGTTGGCCGCTACCGGAGCCTATCTTGCGATTTCGGTCTGGGGATATGCCGGATTCGGCGTGCTGATCGTGGTCAACGGCGCACTCAATGCGATCGACAAGGCGACGAATGCACTCGCGCTGTCGCTCACCCGCGTGCTGCTGGTGATGGTGCCGATTGCGTGGCTTGCCCGCGCTACCCTAGGGACGCAGGCGATCTACATTGCCGAACTTGCCGCCAACCTGCTTGGCGGGCTGGCGGCGGCGGCAATTGCCTGGTGGGTGCTGTGGAAAGCCCCTAGCTGAGCGGGCGGCTCGATCCGAAGAACAGCGCCTGGCTGATGGCCGCGCGAACGGTGTCTTCCTGAAACGGCTTGGTAATCAGGTACGTCGGTTCAGGCCGGTCGCCCGTTAGCAGGCGTTCCGGGTAGGCGGTGATGAAGATAACCGGCACACTGGTAATTTCGAGGATGTCGTCGACCGCGTCCAGCCCCGAAGAACCGTCTGCCAACTGGATGTCAGCCAGCACCAGGCCAGGACGATTGCCCTCCACCACCTCGCGCGCTTGCGTGCGGGTGGCGGCCGTGCCGCAAATTTCGTGACCGAGCGAACGGACGAGATCTTCGAGCTGCATTGAAATCAGCGGTTCGTCTTCGATGATCAGGACGCTGGTTGCGGTTTCGCGTTCGATTTCAGCTACCGCTTCACGAACGAGGCTTTCGACATCGTCTTCGCTCAATTCCATGATCCGCGCAGCATCCGCTGTGGTGAAATCTTCCACCGTCGTCAGAAGCAGCGCCTGGCGGTTGGTGGGAGTGATCCGCTTGAGCTGATCCTGTGCCGCCTCTTCATGCATACTCGCAGCTACGCCCCGATCGGCCACTTCGAGATAGGCGCTGGACCATACCTTGCTGAACGCCCGATAGAGCGGAACCCGCCCGCCACGCAGCGAATCCGCCAGACTATCATCCGCCAGTGCGGCTTCGAGTGTGGCATGGACAAAGGCGTCACCTGTCGCCTGCGAACCTGTAAGCGCGCGCGCGTAGCGACGCAGAAATGGCAGATGTGCCGCGACTTCGGCTCCGATAGTCATAGAATTCCTGTACCCTTCCCGGAATGCATGTGGGCATTGAACGCCTCTGCGCGCGGTCGGTTCCAACTTAAGCAAAAAGGATCCGGAAGGAAAAAATTTGCAGAATGCAAAGATTGGCGGGAACCCATCCGGGGACCGGTCATTATCATTATATCACCGCCGGTACCCCCCCTCCCGTCCAAACGGCTGGTGATACGATCCCAAGGCCTCCGCTGATCAAGCGGAGGCCTTTTTTTCGGGCGTACGGGATTCCACGCCGACCTTACATCGCAACTGCCTTGCATTTGAGGGTGTCGCTCAGCCCAGCAGCCGGGCGAACAGGCCGCGTTTGCGACCTGCGGTAAGTTCCGCAACCAGCAGTTCGGGATCATAGGGCTTTTCGAAGACCGGCCCCATTTCGGCGATTTCGGACGGGATGTCCTGTGGGGATCCGGTCGAGAAAGCGATCCGTGGCGGATTGGTACCCAGCATCGTTACCAGTTCGGCAATCGCCCACCCATCGTCCCGGTCGGCCAGGTGTACGTCGAGCACGATCGCATCGGGACGCCCCTTTTCGAGCGCTTCCATCGTCGCCTGCATCGTCTGGCAGATCACCACTTCGCCAGTGTCGGCACGCAGGAAGGCATCCTCCAGCGTCATCGCCAGCACCGGATCGTCTTCCACCAGGATTACGCGTCCAAGCGGCTGGCGCCTGGCGGCTTTCTTGTCCGGAGCAACTTTCTTCGATGTGTCATTCGGTTTCAAGAAAAGCCCTCCGGATACGAACGCCGTATCATGCGCCACAACGCTGCCTGTCGCCAGCAAGTTCCCGGCTCAAGCCAGCTCCTTGACGTAGATCCGGTATTCCCGATTGACCTTGGATTGGATCGCATCGGCGATCGCTACCATCCCTTGGTTATCCTCCAGAATCCACCCAACCTCGGCGCGCTGCGCGCCGTGTTCGCCAACAGTATGGCGGCGGATATATTCGATCATCATGAAGGCCAGCTGGCTGGCCATCCGCGAGTTCTGATATTTCGGGATCACCCCCATCAGCGGCACCCGCCAGTTTTCCGAATGCGGCTTGCGCAACCACCACAGCAGCTTCGCCCAGTTGAACGGGAACAGCCTGCCGCCGTAGTCCTTCGTCTTCAGGTTGATATCCGGCCAGGCGAGCATGAAGGCAGCGGGTTCGCCATCGACATAGGCGATCATGTTCGCGCCTTCCTGGATCAGTGGCTTCAACTTCTTTGCACCATATGCGATCTCGGTCTGCGTAAACGGCACGAAGCCCCAGTTCTTCGACCATGCCGCGTTGAGGATTTCGATGCAGATCGCCGCGTCTTCGTCGAAGCGGCTCTTGTCCACCTTGCGCACCATGATCCGGCTGCTGCGTTCGCCCGAAGCAACGATGCGGTTCACCAGTTCGGGGAAGCCGTCGCGCACATGGGTCAGATCGTAGGTGAACAGCCGCTTGGCGGTGGCATAGCCCTGCGCCTCGATCCAGCCTTCGTAAGCGGCGTTGTGATGCCCCATCATCAGCATCGGCGGATGATCGTGGCCCTGCACCAGTAGGCCGGGTTCCTCCCACATCGAGAGGCTGATCGGCGCGAGCACACGGGTCATGCCCTGCTCGCGCAGCCATTCTTCCGCGCGCGCGATCAGGGCCGCCATTACCTCCTTATCGGTCGCTTCCATCAACCCCCAGTTGCCGGTGCCCGGCCCGAAGCCCTGCTCGGGCGGCTGGGCGAGTGCGAGTTCGTCGATGTGCGCGGAAATCCGCCCCACCACCTCGCCAGCTTGGCGAGCGAGGAACAATTGCACCCTTGCATGTTCGTGGAAAGGGTTGCGGCCAGGGGTCAGCAGTTCGACCATATCGGCGCGCAACGGCGGCACCCAGTTGGGATCATTGGCGTTCAGTCGATAAGCGCAATCGATAAATGCACTGAGGTCGCCCTTGCCCGAAACCGGCGCAATCTCTATTTGACCTGCCACAAATCCTGCCTTTTGTTCATGTGGCAGAAGCACTGCTTGTGCTTTGGGCGTCATGTCAAGCACACCCGCCGACAAGATTGTTCGAGAGTATTTTCGCGATGGATGCGACACCATTTCCTGAAGCTGCTGCCATCGGCCCGTCGGCCGAACGGCGGCGCGTGCACGCGC includes the following:
- a CDS encoding TonB-dependent siderophore receptor, which translates into the protein MQPCKLLAIATHKTNLREFTIRTAAIRLALLTGAVSLPVVAHAEDTPQRVYLPEDIVVTGALDGYAGEDGSTATRTPTPIIDVPQAMTVITADQMEDQGVTTLNDALRYVPGVSLETGEGHRDEVFIRGQETTADFYLDGLRDDAQYYRSLYNIERIEVLKGANALIFGRGAGGGAINRVSKAAGFAMTEYGLAAQVDTFGAFALSADLNLPASESLAFRLNTTYEEFASHRDFYEGRFIGISPTLSARLGPDTTLTASYTYDDDARTVDRGVPSLNGLPLEGFDETFFGDRDYNYGTVEAHIARARLDHRFSDAWSVNAAVQFADYDKFYANIVPDSATATTVRLSGYDSGTDRRNLIGQVNLVGQFETGSLGHTLLLGAEFTSSDTDSVRNQARFNSGTSSNVTVALEDVIAVPAFALVPQRASTSELTTFSAYAQEQLDIGIVQLVAGLRYDRFDLTSTDLATGFDGARVDERVSPRFGVIVKPQDNLSIYASYAESFLPSAGDQFVVLSQSQEGLEPELFENIELGLKYAPHRNLLLTAALFRLTRSNTPAVEPGTGLTTLEGESRVEGLELGLVGEPVTGLSLSLGYTYLDGKITDDANPANLGTVLQQVPEHQVTAWARYDVTDRIGIGGGVTHVSDQFASNSNNVVLPAHTRVDAALFFEATDNLSLQLNVENLFDENYYAAAHGDNNIQPGVPLNATVGARLRF
- a CDS encoding (2Fe-2S)-binding protein; translated protein: MPAMTVNERPVFFEMDPETPLLHALRDAANLTGTKYGCGQGDCGACMVLVDGEALRSCLVTIAEAEGRFITTIEGLSRDRSHPVQQALVAEQAIQCGFCTPGIAIAGAALLRRNPDPTPEDIREAIPNLCRCGVYPRLIAAIQRAGRVTRRSETISAAPAPGIDPADAARAVPAMGGGESREPAEE
- a CDS encoding class II aldolase/adducin family protein; this translates as MATQLRQKPECSPEEWQARLDLAAAYRIFAHLGWCESIYNHITLRVPGTDNHFLINPYGLLWEEVTASNLITIDGEGNKVSDSPHPVNLAGFTQHSVFHRNLPHAHAIVHTHTPDTMAVCSTEGGLQASNFYSCFFAGAIGYHDFEGITVRSEEGERLVRNAGNHQILLLKNHGPVVMGRTIHEMFLLYYMLQRACEVQVKTASLGAPIVVPPEVIEQHQRDRDKQLTDSFGKLDFEAWTRKIDAIDPSWRN
- a CDS encoding MFS transporter; this encodes MATHPAHSQGHETAQGNWLTNSAGYQTLLVFLLSLNFGIVFFDRQALNVLIPVGVQQDLALTGTQIGLLAGGLSFSWAIAAFFVGRLSDSMGKRKILLVLATIAFSLCSFLSGLATTFLFLFAARLLMGAAEGGVMPISHAMVASEVNPERRGLAQGVAQNLGSNLLGSFLAPVVLVWFATQYSWREAFYLAAVPGLVSAALIWFLLKEPVPAKKPEGSHDASIGFLEALKVRNMWICVVVGVLMVAHFVITWAFMPNFLVQTRGMDATSMSWLVGSLGIAAAIYSFVVSGLSDKIGRKPVMVVLPFLALVGPLGVLLLDPADFTGTGAFGLSSYATVLIPIFFIGWMVNGTFPIFMATIPSESFRPIHHATVLGLAMGSCEVLGGVFGPPIAGALNDAIGPDTFLYVLMGLSVVSGFVAMGLRETAPAALRRKGLTAELA
- a CDS encoding 2,4'-dihydroxyacetophenone dioxygenase family protein, with protein sequence MATQMKAPPSDKKEIVDIKYPYADLVARTSPGGRYIDTPSDEESPWIPFGDNAAIKHIAFDVRQNLFSNILWVKGPGTIGTHFHRGTIMMVCLEGSVRYLEYDWVATPFGVILETPGESHTLVTEHPDGVKLFGWMQGPIDFFDGDGKFVETTDVFWFMNHYEEYCRENGLPINPKLYL
- a CDS encoding 2,4'-dihydroxyacetophenone dioxygenase family protein yields the protein MSKLGAKTAAEAGAFKIVAVPETYKHVIDQYVRPGSYVGTDEDESPWVPFGDNAAIRHLAFDVRNNVYANVLWIKSAGVIGTHKHRGMVWAIGLEGSFRYLEYDWVCRPGDFITEFPGHAHTLVTDEPDGMKAFFWMQGANEFYDDEGNHVETLDVWWFINHYESYCREHGLEINRQLYL
- a CDS encoding SDR family oxidoreductase, translating into MSEPRTLDQFDIRGRSALVTGAASGIGLAYAEVMVEAGAKVTLTDVDAEGAAREAMRLSHEGFEARFDTCDVYELAQVARAFDNHVAAYGGCDIVFANAGLDVGNGFWSPDDKRNPDGQIDVYDPDRWYKSIGINLTGCFHTVREAARVMKANERNGSGRRGGSIVITSSNAAEVNEAIVGVPYMAAKAGVKHFMRHAAYELAAYGIRVNAIAPGPFVTNIGDGWVKKNPVAKAAWDKMVPVGRMAETYQIKPLALLLASDAGSYMTGAHVMIDGGMQLGTVKPID
- a CDS encoding NAD(P)-dependent alcohol dehydrogenase, translating into MTTTANAAICRGHDHPFSIEPVELADLAPDEILVRVIACGICHTDLAVRDAQLPVPLPAVLGHEGAGIVEAVGNAVTAAKPGDRVVMSFNSCGSCPSCEIDAPTYCYNFFPNNWSGTRADGTPCMRHNGEPMAANFFGQSAFATHAIAHQNNTVALPSRFDSISLDMIAPIGCGLMTGAGAVLNAMEVREGMPIAVFGTGTVGMAAIMAAKIAGANPIIAVDVNDARLELAKELGATHAFNAKDDAPAKIRELCPHGLGYAFDTTGINKVIEDGWNLLAPKGICGIVGASDPADNLTFNEAAFMGGGRTVMGILGGNSNGAPFLLELLDHHLAGNFPFDRLIEHFDFAQINEAIEASEAGLVVKPVLRISAE